Within the Calypte anna isolate BGI_N300 chromosome 10, bCalAnn1_v1.p, whole genome shotgun sequence genome, the region CCTCCGCCACCCGGAACCGTTCCCGGAGGCTCCCGGGAGGAAAGGGCCAGGCCGGGACCGGAAAGGGTGGAGCGGCTCAGGAGCTCCCTTGGCGGGTCTGGGTCCGCGTTTTGTTGCAGTCCCGTCCGGAAAGGCGGGGGCAGCCCCGGGGGACACGGTGAGTGGGGCCACCCCGGGGCAGGGGCGCCGGGGGGCGTGTGGAGCTCCCGGAGGCTCCGAGGGACGGTGGCGGCggctccctgggaaggggggggttCCTGTCTCGGGGTGGCTGCTGGGTACGGGCCGGGGCCCGGCTGGGACGGTCCGGAACAGCCCTGGCCATCGTTCTCCAGGCCACCCTAGGTCTGTCCCGGTTCCGCTCACACCCACGGCCGCAGCTCCCGGCGGGCCCGGCCCCGAGGGCGAACGCTCCGGAGCGTCCACAGCCCCAGGGGCTTtgctcccccccccagccccgcagcGGTTATCGCAGCCCCTGCCCCGGGCTCTGCCTCTCAGCCCTGCTCCACTTCTGtttcagctccagccccacaggCTCTTCATTCCAACTCTTGCCCTCTGGTCTCTGTTTCCACCCCAGGATCTTTATTTCAGCTCCATCTCCGGAATGATTTCAGCTCTTTTTTAGCTCTCACCCCAGCCCCATGGTCTTTAttccagccccagcctctgccccagtttttatttcagctcctGCTCTACAGGATCTATCACAACCCCATGGCCAGTGTTTCAGCTCCAGCCCTACAAcctttctttcatcttcatCTCAGATTCCAGCTCTGACCCCATGGTTCAGCTCCGGCATCCATGGTTCTTATTTCAGCTCTTGCCCCAGCTCCACAGCATGGATTTCAGCTCCAGTCCCACAAGCTTTAcggcagctccagctccaccGAGGGTatctcagctccaacccttgCAGCTCCACTCCCGCCCGAGCGGCGGCTCCCGCGCTTCTCCTGCCCGCCACGGACCTACCCAGCTCCCGCTCGCTGCCTCCCCAGAGGCGCAGCACCGGAACCCTCTACTCCGCACGGCCTTATATAGGCCCAGGCCCCGCCCCTCCCGGCGCCACAGCCAATCGCGAACAGAGGCAGCACCGGGTCCCGCCCAGCCCGCTTCTGTCCGgtccttccctcctgccccgGCCCCGCAGGCTCCGGTTCCGCTCTCGCTCCGCAGAGCTACCGGGGGCCCGGCCCCAATGCTGCAGCTCCGGCAGCGGCTGTTGGGTcccggggcgggcgggggctCCGCACAAGGCCGCTCCCAGGGCCCGATCGAGCCCCGGAGCCGGGAATGGCTGAAGTAATAAACACATTTATTGCCCGGGATCCGCCTGGGGAAGGGGAGCGGCGGAGTTGGTTCAAGTCCTATGGGTTTGCTTGAAGGGGCAGACAGCAGCCTCGGGGACTCCGCATGCGGACCTCTTTAAACAGGTCCTACACTACTACAAGCTGCTGCGTTGCTTTGAAACCCCGCTCCTACCCCCCTATTTAGGcagtcagatttttctttctgctcattAAATTCAGCAACCACACTGAAGTCTCAGCGACTGGACCCCCAAATTCTCCTGAAGGGATGCCATGACCCTGCAGCTGGTCAGGGGATCCTGAGCCgtgctggagctggtggggtGTGTGCGTGTGAAGtgccagagaggagaaatgggGAGCAGAGGTGTTAATCGTAAACTGGAAGTGTCACAGGGCACATCCGAGAAGCAGACATGGCAGAGTGGATACagcacaaaaaaccaaaacaaaaaaccaaaccccaacacgctgccctctgcttccccccGCCCTCTGGCTTTGGAAGCAAAAGGCTGTTTCTTGCTACAGCGGTCAGTGCAGAGAGCTGGCTGGGCATTTGCTTTGCCACCAAGCTAGAtgagaaagggagagatttCTGCGGTGTTTCTCTCGAGTGGCCCGTCTGAAGGCGGGCAGAAGCGATACCTCCCGGGACTGGAGCCCTGGCACTGCGGGACAGGGACACTGGAGGGCAGCGGTGACCTGCTGGTGAGCTGCCAAATAGTTTTCCATGGATATCTGATCTTAAGCCAGAAGCTTCCTCCAGAGGCTGAGAGCATTTACTTTCTTCTCGATTGCTTGATCCATGCCTGAATCTCTGGACAGCTTTCCCAACTGTCTGCCTTCTCTATTATTTCAGTAGATTGCACCAGCACCACCAACCCAACACCAAAGCAAGCAGGTGCCAAGTGTCTCAGCTTCATCCCAGCCAAAGTCCTTCCATACATCTCACAAGTCCTTCAGAAGAAAGGATTGAATGTTTCTCTCTGGCTCAGGTTCCTCCCTTTGTAATGAGGGAAGAGCGACCTCACAAGGGCTTGCTGCTCAACCTTCTGCAGAAGATTCTGAAGAATTTGTGGAGAGGATTTGGTCTTTCACCTCCATCAGAGCTCTCCCCCACGTGCTCCATCTTTGCTTTGCCTTCAGTAACACAGGGCTCAGCTGCCTTTCTTCACTGCCTGACCACAGGGGCTACCTGTGGGGAACTGATCCAAAAcccccactccctgtccccccgGGTCAGGACAGGGAAGCAGCACTGCTTCTTGCAGGCTCTGACAGAACAGTGCCCTGGGCCACTACTGGCCAAGGCACAGCAGTAAAAGCCACTGTCAAAGCTCAAGTGGTGGCCATACTTGTGTTGCCATTCCCACAGCTGCCTCTATGTCTACTGAGAAGAAACCACACTTGACACACAAACATATAAAAGAGGGACAACCATTTCCAAAACCTCCAGACTCTGATGGACTCAGCTTGGTATGAAGGAAGGATGTGTAGTTCCCCATCAACAGAAAAACCCTAACAGTTCAGTAGAGATTGCCATAGATAACCAGGTAGAGCCAATGCCCAGTCTACTGCAGAAGAGAGCATTGATGTCACACCCAACAAAGCCAATGCCCTTTGCCCAACACCCCCAAGCAACAAACAGCCATCAGAATAAAGAGCTTTCAATTACCAGTTGTATCAGAGTCCTGCTTTTGGCTTCCTCTCAGATGGCCCAAAAGGACCTTCTTGCAAAGTTACTGCAGGaaggagcccccagccccacacggaggagctgctgtttgctaAGAGGAACGGGAACCCAGGAGGGGCTGTGCTCACGGCAGCTTTTGTGCCCCCCGCCCCAGGAgtttcccatccccacccccaggACACggcccctgcccagctgcagggcatcaGCCCGAGTGCCCGGCCCGGCTGCTCATGGCCGGGGCTGCTGCGGGGCTCTGACACGGAGGGGACTCAGCCAGGACCCTGCGTGCTCAGGGGCTGCACAGAGACGAGCTGGGCAGCAActgctcctcttcttcctctgcagggcACAACCCAGAACTGCACCCAAAGCTGGAGCtccacagcactgctcagaCTTAGTCTACATCAAACAacagagttttgtttttcccaaatGTCTCTGAGGGAAGCTGCCACTGAACAGCCTGATTGTGACACAGTGTTCAGCATTTACAATCACCAGAGAGGCGAGAAAATGGAGCCTGGACAATTCCTGTGATTTGGTGATGCGTTGAGCCCGGAATCACCCATCTG harbors:
- the LOC115598828 gene encoding uncharacterized protein LOC115598828 isoform X1: MPPQIPPPPPGTVPGGSREERARPGPERVERLRSSLGGSGSAFCCSPVRKGGGSPGGHGSITTPWPVFQLQPYNLSFIFISDSSSDPMVQLRHPWFLFQLLPQLHSMDFSSSPTSFTAAPAPPRVSQLQPLQLHSRPSGGSRASPARHGPTQLPLAASPEAQHRNPLLRTALYRPRPRPSRRHSQSRTEAAPGPAQPASVRSFPPAPAPQAPVPLSLRRATGGPAPMLQLRQRLLGPGAGGGSAQGRSQGPIEPRSREWLK
- the LOC115598828 gene encoding uncharacterized protein LOC115598828 isoform X2, coding for MPPQIPPPPPGTVPGGSREERARPGPERVERLRSSLGGSGSAFCCSPVRKGGGSPGGHDSSSDPMVQLRHPWFLFQLLPQLHSMDFSSSPTSFTAAPAPPRVSQLQPLQLHSRPSGGSRASPARHGPTQLPLAASPEAQHRNPLLRTALYRPRPRPSRRHSQSRTEAAPGPAQPASVRSFPPAPAPQAPVPLSLRRATGGPAPMLQLRQRLLGPGAGGGSAQGRSQGPIEPRSREWLK